From Syngnathus typhle isolate RoL2023-S1 ecotype Sweden linkage group LG5, RoL_Styp_1.0, whole genome shotgun sequence:
CAGCTGACTTCCGTCACACAGGGGTGTAGCAACCGACGCAAATGATCTTAAGTGAAATATTAAAGTCATGTCGAGGGATGTAAATGGTTTGCTTTGTGCAGGACAGTCATCTGGTAGCCCCTTCTCAAAGGTCGTTGACCCTTGTACTCATGATATGTATATTCCCTCAAGGCATCAGTGACATGATTCTCGAGAGCTTATTTATGATGAAGCTTTTGTCATGGCGCAGTAAGTGATTGTTATCCTGTGCTTGCCAGTATCACTGCATGATATCCCTCAGCGCAACCACGTTTCAATATTGTAGGGCGAGCCGGGCCCGCCTACTTATCAGGTGACGGGACACAATACGTCATGTTATATCGGAAGGAGGACACAACAGATAAAGTAGGTTGTCGTCCGTCTTGGCTTTTGCTCAGCTGCACTTGTGTGAAGTTGGCAGCGCGGCCGTTGCCCATTTCCAGCAAGCCTTCAATTTGCTTTGTAGAATGGAGGCTTGCCGTGCCATAGTGGGTCGTGCGACCATGGTTACAGCCCTCCCCCACAGCCCTCGTGCATTTTCTCTCGACGCAGATCCGATCTTTTATGCCTCGCATCCTCCCTCGTTCCTCGATTCTTGAGAGCCTACTGCTTTTTTGCCCgggagaggaaagaaaaaaagaaagcaagtatagcaaaaagaaaaaaaggatattTTTAGGACATCCTCAACACGTGCGTTACACACGGATTAGTCATGTGTGTTTGATTAGCTAAATGGCAGGAATAGTCTGGTAAGGATCCAGTGACTTTTTATTCATCTCCTGGGGCGgtcattttgtcacttgctgatgacatcacagttgctaaACCGTGATTGGTCAacacctgtgatgtcattttcagtcaacagcaagtggcaaaatggccaccccctgATAAGGATAACAACAATCAAGTGTATGTTGTGTTAATATCCAAGGAACAAGTTTTGACGGCCAGTCCGCACCCCATCCGCGATGAGCCACTTTTGATTCCCGGGTCACGACCAAACGTCCAAGAGTCGAATTTAGAATCCATATGCTGGTGGCCTAGGAAGTgatttgctgttgttttgtttttcctggcCACAGTGTGGGAAGGCTTGGGTCTGAATGCTCATTGGAAATCGGTTGCTAGGCTACCGCTGGATCTTAGACTGGCAGGTTTGACTGCTGGCCCACCTCCATCACAGAGGGCAaggaaaatgacacacacacccacacacacgatACAACATATGTTACACTTTGCGGTACGATTTTGCCAGTTTGAATCCTTAGTATGATCATCAGGACTTTTGCGCTTGGGTTTGTTGACTCAACAACTGAACCGCTCCCTGCTCAGGTGAAAGAACCTCCTGTCCAGTGACTAATGAAACCACAAACAGAAGCGGAGTGTGCGTGACGCAATCGTGGAGCTCGCACGTTGTATTGAGAGTAGCTGGCACCGCTTTGTCTGCACTCGACCAAACGTTACACTTGCTGACTGCGGATAAGAAGCAAAGACAGAACTTCGAAGAGAAGCGGAATAGAACGTGGTTGCTTCAGACAATACTGCTGTCTAGATTTTTGGGATGTTTACATCGGAGTTTAGAAAAGGCTGGAAGTGAATAACTATCCTAGAAAACTAAATCTCAATTGTAAGACACATATTTAGTGTGCCACTGATAAATCAAGCTGGCCGTTTGTTTCGCTTAGAACATTAGCACCCCGCCCCCCTCAGCTAAATAAACAAAGGAGTGCACAAAATGTTTGACGTAAAGAACACACATCAGATTGAAAGAAAAGAAGGAGCCTAGACTAAAGAACACCTtaactttcttctttttttggtccATTTCAGCATACAGTACTCACCCACTCACACCAACACAACCGGCCAGTATGATCCTGCAAAACTCAAATATAGTCATGCCCTGACTTTGTGCTGATATTAGCGCTTTTAAAAACAtgatcacagtttttttttggtttgtttggtCATTTGATAAAATGCAATTGCACATCCActccagtaggtggcagtggcgCTCATTGTCAACTCGGCAGAATTTTGAGACAGCTCTCCAGTCAGTAAACTGCTAACACTAACAGGCAAGCGTGAAGTTGACGTCAACCTTACCGTGAGCGGAGTGCATGCCAGGCGGCGTCTACGTCAGCATACAAGTTCTTCTCTGACGGTTTCCCGGAACTGGCGCCGTAGCCGGAGTAATCGTAGGAGAACACGTTGCAGTTGATCCGGGAACCCAGACCGATGTAGAAGCTGCTCATCTGGCCCAAGTCCACCGCATTTCCGTGGGAGAATAAGAGCGTGTAGCGGGCGCTGGGCGAACAGCGGACGAACATGCACGCGATCCGGTTGCCCCGGGAAGTGCGCGTCATGAAGCACTCGATGGCTTCCTTCTCGCGGGCCGAGTACTGCCAGTCGGCGCGTTCAGACAGATGCAACGTCCACCGGCTGCCGCTCTCGTCGCACATCATACTGTAGGTGGGCTCTGGGGGCAGGAAGGCCAGCTTGGCCGTGATCTTGCTGGGACACGGCGGGCAGCAGAAGAGGCAACAAAACTCGCTAAAGGATAGGTGGTTCATCCTTGGAGAGATAAGAACCATTTGGGTTAGTATGTTTCATGCAGCAATTTTAAATGACCGACAGCAACTggaagcatttttttattttttaaatgatgtatttttttttcgctGACATCATGTCCGCTCTAATTCCTTTTGTCAACTGGACAACGGTGCAATTCAAAGAGTCTGGGGTTGTTTGTGCTTCTGCGCTTCACTGCATGTCTCAGATGGGGGAGAAAGCTTTTCTATAACATTTGCCAAATGCCTTCAGGCCAATGCTTGTCCCACAATCATGTGAGCACCCCCCctcctcaaacacacacattttttttggcCTTGTAATGCAAAAACTATTAACTGGCCactacattttgaaaaaatattagaaacacctcTTCGTATGATGActgatgccttttttttttttttttacaggctaTCTTAGAATGAAATGAGACTGTTAGAAAAACATTTAGTTGGACATTATCCCATGGTGGAGAAAAGTAATCAGTGAGTACACCAAGGTTTTCCTTACTGTGTCTTGTTTTACAAATTGGTTAGTACTATAAAAATCAATGCGTGCTTTGTTTGCTTGTGGTGTCAATCATAACGTAAAAAAATGATCACTTTACAACACTGATGAGCTCTTCATAGCTCCAGTAGGCAGTGGTCTCAAATTATAATTGCTAATGAACCAGAGCCTATTGACTCACACTTAAATGGAAGGCGGAGGGCATTTGAATTACACACAAGTAGTCTGCATTGATTTTAATTGAACAGAACCTCATTAAGGTCCAATGCTATGGTCTAGTGAAGGCTGCAATGGCATCTCGATGCAGCTTACTACGTAGAGGGCGGACGTTGTTAGTTTTTATATTTAGCCCACCATTTAGTCCATCTGGTGGGCACAACAAAAAACGAGCCCTGCGAGTGGTGGGTGCATtgccggctggccggctggctgctTACTCTAAAATGGTGGGAAAGGCAGGAGCGAGCGAGCTTGCACTGATTCTTTAAACTGGTTGGTTGAGGTTGCAGAGACTCGTCAGTCAGTGGTTGTAATTAGCGATACACACCTAtagagtgtgtgtttgttttcctttgACTTCATTTGAATAAACTCAGGATATGATGAGAATGTCGGTGTGTGACATTACCTGGATGTCTGCTGTGTTTCCCTTCCAGTCTTCAGATGATACCTTTGTTATTGTCGTCAAGACGATTAATTGTTCTTCTAATTGTTTCTAGACGACGGGAAGATGTGATGGGAAGATGCGGAAAGGTTATTATCCCCTCGATGCTGATCGTCGTCTTGTTGTTGATGTGTGGTGAAGTCACTCCCGTTCCAAAGGCTTCGTCCTCCACTTCAGGCAGCTTCCGTGACGGTTCCTTTTCCTCCCTCTGCTCGGTTTCCTCCACATCCGAATGTTAATCAAGTCGAGGAACCAAAAAAATCCACACGATTTGAAAGCCACATGGGTGAGAACGAATTAGTCGCTGATATTTGAACTTATTTGTGGTTTGGCATCAGAGCGTTTTGGGTATTACCAAGCAGTTGACAGCAGTATCACTTGACTCATGAGACATCGCCGGTCAGATTGCTATCTTGCCTCCGAGCGGATAAAGGGCGGTGAttgacagctttgtaaaccaatTGTAGCTGCACTATCACGATGCATCCACCAATAGAAAAGCTAGTAGGCGCTAATTAGGCGGATCGTCGTCATTGAGTGGTGCTGGGTAACATTTTTGATTGACGTTGACACGAACCAATACCATTGGTGGAACTTTCGGCACCACATTTTTTGACTGATAatttatggcttttttttttctttcaatttttaCTGTAGTATGTTTTGGTTTTATAGTGAAAcggaaaaataaaatgcattaaagaaaaaagaaacaagaacaATTCAAGTGACGGTGTGATTCCTGTTATGGAAGAGTGATTCGCCAGTAGGTGGCAAAACCTCCGCCCACTTACTCTCGCGAATGAAAAGTACTTCCGGGTCAGTTGTCCTTTCGCGTGTAGTTGGGTTGCTAAACTGTACCATGCGTAATTAACTAATAACTAACTACTTCTGTATTATGAGTACTCAGAGGGGTAACGCGTCTCGTTCGCGAGGCCAAAAGTACCAGAACACCGTCGCCTTCAAGAATGACAAATACGGAGCGAGTGTGCAAGTCAAGGTAAGACTTGTTTGCCCGAGAAAAACACCCATACACTTGactatgcatgcatgcacgaaTGCTTGTTTAGTGTTTTCAAAATTGGCAGTCGCTTTGTGTAAAATCTTTAACATTCTTTAAACGCAGAAGGCCAACTCCAAAATCCACGATGGACTATGTCAACACTGCAAGGGTGTTCTCGAGTGGAAAGTCAAGTACAACAAATATAAATCTCTAACACAGCCACGGAAATGGTATGTCAATGTATAAACATAAAACAGTAAGCATGGTGATAATTGTATTCGTCTGTAACCTGAAAATGACCCTGACCCATAACCTATTGTGATGCTAGTTTTTTTGCTATCACAATAATTAAAGATGGATCTTTTCCTATTTCAGCATCAAATGTTCTCAGAAGACTGTGAAGGATGCTTATCATGTCATTTGTAAACCCTGCTCTCTTCAGCTGGAAATATGCTGCAAGTGCgggaaaaaagaagacattGTCATCCCGTAAGTATTAACCAATGCATATCGTATTTGTTTGATCAATATTTTCTCTCTAGAATTGCAGTGGTGCTATATAACATTTGAAGACCATTTCTTACAACAGAAGGATTCAATCATTTATTCTTGATTAGCATTTTATTGTTTGAGGAGACTGCCATCCTGTGGCTGAGTTACCTCACACAAGTTCCTTTGTTTTGACAGTAGAGGGCGATATATAGCAGATAAAAATTGTGGTTTTGAGTCAGAAATTTGAACCGTTTCTATTTGGTTTGAGCCAAATAGGAAACAACATAACTGGTTAATTATgtcatctcacacacacatttacacccTGTTGGAACCTACTACAGTTTGGGAGCTCATGCTCTCAAGTTACTAGTTGACATATCTGAAgatgatgatgctgatgatATTTTCTCCTCCACTATTATAGAGTCAACTCTCATCTGGACCAAAAAGAAGAGGACAACGATAGCAAAGAAAAAGGCAAAAAGGACAtggacaatgatgatgatgatgatgatgatgaagacttCAGTGACCCTGAGGATGAAGATGAAGTTAGTCAATCAGTCACAAAGATGACACCGTGCAAGTCTCCTCCGCTTCCAGATGTGTCTCGAGTAAAACTCACATAGTAAATGATTGCACGAGTGGAGTGTCCTGTCATCTCATCTCATTTGTTGATAATCGAATGTAGCTTACTTCAAGTCGTCTTACCACAGCCGGTTTGCGCAACACACCGGTTCTCATTTTTCTCGCTTTCATTTGCGATCGTTTGCATTTCTGATGCTTTGGCGTGCCAAGGATCCAGTGCAATAGCATCAGACGTCACCCTCACACATGTCTTTGCATTTGAACGTCGGTTGACCTGCATCGAGCTTGTTCTAACTCAAGGATCACCGACCTTTTTGAAACGGAGAGCAACTACTTTGGAACTCTCTTGGTGTTATTTCAATGATGCCGCAATGTAGAGAACAGTTTCATATGAATCTGCAACATTTTAGAGCCAAATCGGTGACTAATGTTCTACCCTGTGGTAATATTTGAACACATTGGCAAAATTATATAACATGTCACTAATCCATTCACCCAACACTGTGACCAAGATATCCTTTTCCACCTTTTTTGCACTTGATAAAGAAAGAACAGTCCAGCTGcaaaagtcacacaaaaagtCACCCTGACAAAACATATTGCAATACAATTTACTTATCAACTCAATAAACATGAAAGTAAAAGtttcaaatgatttattttggtAATTTGTCACAAAGACCTGagcagggtgtgtagactttttttgttttttaataatcgtgatgtgtttttcttttcagtgagACCCCATTATTACTCAACTTTATTCATATCCTCCTTGTATAGGAAAGTTGGTACGTCATTTCATATACTTCAGAGTGGTAGCTGTGAGAAGTAACTCAAATCAACTTGAAAATTGAGGAAATTATAGTTTAGTGGCACCGGACCAATGAGGAAGCAGTGATAGCCTGAGGTAAACTCTTCACCCAAGTGAGAtcattttattccatttttgCCAGTTAGGCAACTATGGCTATATCATGACCCATACAGCCAGAACACGAGCGCGATCACATCCCGATCCAACTTTTCTCACGACAACCTTTATGTAATGTGGCTCTGTAGTCTTCATGTGCATTGCCACTCCGCATATAGCGAGTTGTGCTAACAAATGTCATCATTGTATTGCCTAACCTTATAATAAAGGGTTAAAACAGTTAGCCAGTAGACACTATCGTGACATTATGAAGATAACCACACACCAAACATTATTTTACACTAAGACATTCAACTCGGTGGGAAACTCAtgcaaaaatagttttttttacaaattaacAATCCAGTGAGGGTGAACGTTTTGGAGAATGGACATTTGAGTCATTCTTTTGAAGGCAGTCTGAGGTTGCTACCTTATGCAAAATATCATTTTTTGGTCATTTCCAGTTTTAAAACCCGACGTAAGCTTTGGAATAGCGACATCATAATAGTGAACGTCGCGCCTTATCTTGTGCGCGTTGAATTGGACGCACCCCAGATACTCCTCGCCTTCCGATTGGCTGAGCATTCAGGTGCGCCCctgccccgcccccctcctcgctctcctcccctcccctcccctccccagcaGAGCGACCGTCTCAAGTTTCGCCGCACGACGGACTCAAAGGCGCAGTACGCTGCAAGTGTGCGCGAATTCGTATCACTGCTCTAAAATTGTGATGGCGAACGCGAACGGAGCTTCTGCGCGGATGCTCGTCTTCAGGGGCACTTTGATCCATGCAACCCCGGAGGAAGCGGTGAAGATTCTGGAAGATGCACTACTTGGAGTTCAAGCTGATGGAaaggtgtattattattattgtttcaaTTTGACCAACTTGTGggtattattaatttatattttatattcgtATATTAAAATTATgttaattatattattattattgttgtttcaATTTGACCAATTTGTGGGTTATTactcatttatatatatatattttatatatattataatcatGTTAattatattgttattttatggTGTTATATTGGTATTCTTAATATTACTTTGAATATTTCTATcgattgttgttattattacggAATCACTATTATATTCGTACTAGTAGTGGTATAAAAACGATAATGGGTGAGCAATGTCTAACATtcaccatcatcatcggtttaaagtccgctttccaggcgccgctgggttggactagATTCTCGAtgtggctttcttccaccggggacgGTCCATGGGCATCTCGTAGTTGAGAGTGCCTATACTGAGaacatttttggagcaaaaccttttacagtcggatgcccttcctgacaccaacccaaggggaaatgtCTAACATTCACCGAACTGTGTTTATCGTTACATGATAACAATTCTTTATTCACGCACCCGTGCAAGCTGTTCCGTTTCAATCATTTGCCAATGACTTCAGGTCCATTTTATCACCAGATCGCCTTTATCGGAGATGGCAAGGAGCTGCATCGACTCTCCAAAGAATTTGCATTTAGTCCATCGTCGGTAACTCACCTGGAAAAACAGTAAGCGTACAAAATGTATATTGCTACGCGTACATATGGCTCTGTAGACAGCGTAATGCATCTAAAACAACTGCATACAGCTCATATGCGATGCCCTCTTGTTTTGTAGTGAATTCTTCATGCCCGGAATGGTGGACACCCACATCCACGCCCCTCAATACAGCTATGCTGGCACGGCCCTGGACATGCCCTTGCTTGACTGGCTCAACAAGTATACCTTTCCCGTGGAATCACGCTTTAAAGATAAGAGTTTTGCACGGGAGGTCTACACTCAAGTCGTGGTGAGCTCCTCTAAATGTGTCGGTGTGTTATGACAAGCTGGTTTCCGTAGAAACGGTATCACATCCTGTTGTTACATAATCTAGGAGTTTCAAGATGTGTGTACTTCCACTTAGGAActcgaccaaaaaaaaacaacctcttaATCCCGTGATTGGTTTCGTGTCATTCTCAGAAAAGAACCCTGAAAAACGGAACAACCACCGCTTGTTACTTTGCAACCATACATACCGACTCATCTCTTTTGTTGGGTCACATTGCAGGTATGAGCACCTTGGCacataccgtcattttcggactataagtcgcgttttttagtttgggtgggggggcgacttatactcaggagcgacttatatatacatatatatgttttttttttctacttttttgggcattttatggctggtgcgactgatactccggtgcgacttatagtccgaaaattacggtagattttTTCACACGCATATTTGCTTTCACGTACAAATTCTTGACTTGGGCATAATATTTAATAAGTGTGTAAAGTATTTTTGTATTAAGAAAAACCTGACTTGATTAAACATGCATGAGTTGTTGGGTTGGAATCAAAATATGCATTCTTGCTATGTTTACTTCTGAGGTGGTTCTTGGAACAATGTCCCTCCCGTAAGGCACGCGTGAGAGGAAAAGATCACACCTCCTCTAAAAGAAGAATACAGTAGAGGCATTTAGTGGTTGTCACGACATCACGACGCGTGGCGCCGGGTGACATATGAACTATCGTCTGCCATCTcagctttttttctctttctatcTCGGCTGTTGACCTCTCACCTAATGTCtgattttctttctctttctattTCAGCTGTTGACCTCTCATCTGCTGTCTGATTTTCTTTCGCTTTCACTTCCTAATCATGCTCATGAACCTTTCTACCTTGTCCTTATCACACAGCCACGGCGAGTACAAGCCGCCCGGGTTATTGGCAGTTTTACGGTCATTCACCCCACGCCAGTTCGCTGAAGCCCCTGACCTTTGTTTCTTGCGTGGGCTGCTAAAAACGGTGGAtccttttgaaatgtttttgttttattgcaatCTTTGCTTAGCTCCCAACTTTATCCGTCATGTTGTTCATAGTCCAAACCTCCCCGTGCGGTTTATGGCGAGCAATTAAACGTGTTAGGCAAAGTACAAATCACGCTAACTCGCCTTGATGAGTGGAAGCAGGTGCCTGGACAGACGCTTGGGGCTTGTGTTATGTCATCTGCTGCAGACGTGTGAaaagaacaccccccccccccgaaaagtTCCTAGAAGAAAATACTAAGCAGTTTTTCATGTAACCTTATTACATAAACAATGTATATTTGCCTTTTTGATTGACTGATTTTACTGTGTTTAACAAAATCAAAGTAGcccttcaattttctttttttttttttttttgagaaagtctgcacacccctgaGATAAGGTTTTAAATCACAGGTGTTAAAACTCTGGTCCTCGAAGGCCGCTTTTCTGCGGGTGCGTTTTAAATGAAGGCTTTGTATTGTCAAGCAACAAAAGTTAGAAAGCATGCAACGATGgcaaattgatttattttattttttttagatgactTGGGACAGCGAGCTTTGGTGGGCAAGGTGTGCATGGACAGGAATAATTCCGTGAAACATTACAAAGAGACGTGTCAAGAGTCTCTGGAGGAAACCCGTCGGTGGGTAGGAAAAAAATTCATTCGTACATCAATGTGGAGTAAGATGTGAGGGTTCACATGCAAATGATTTGTGTTTCATCCTTAAGCTTCATCGCTGAGCTCTTGGGGAAGAAGGTGAGTAGAATTTTTGGGAGAAATGCAATGTCAAAGAGCTTTGTTGTCAAGGTCAATCTCACGCCATTTTTGACTAAGTGGTGGTCTCTTGTCGCTCTTTTGTCAGTACGCTCTGGTGAAGCCCGTGGTAACACCTCGCTTTGTCCTGTCGTGCTCCGGAACCTTGCTGGGACAACTGGGACAGTTGGCTAAGAATAACAACCTGCATATTCAGGTGAGGTCACCATGCCAACCAAAGCTAGTTAGCTCCCCTTGGGAACAGTTGCCAGAGAGATTCAAACCAAAGGGTTCCAAAAATGAACATGCAAAAATATACACACCCTGACTTAAAGCGATAAAAGTAACTGCCAATGTCATATTTTTTCACGAATAACCAGAGTCATATTAGTGAAAATATTGAGGAGGTGAAGATCGTGAAGGAGCTGTTTCCCGATTCTGCCTCCTACACAGACGTCTACCACAAACACAACCTTCTTACCGACAAGGTGAGAACAATCGCCGGTTtgctttcaaaacattttggGTCGCCTCTTGGTTTAATTTGTTGCCTCTTGGCAGACGGTGATGGCGCACGGTTGCTACCTGAGCGATGAAGAGTTGGATTTGTTTCGAGAGACAGGAGCTTCTTTGTCTCACTGTCCGAACTCCAACATCTCGTAAGCGCGATTGATTTAGCGCTCAAACTACAATAGGCAAAATGCTGTTCTAATGGTTTGCGACGATTCATCCTCTCAGGTTGTGTAGTGGATTCCTCAATGTCCGGAACGTCCTGAATCATAAAGTCAAGCTTGGCCTCGGAACAGGTGGGAAGGATGAATATTTGGGACCTCCTTTGAACCTTCTTAAAAAGACACTAGCGAAATGAAACAATCCCATGACGGTACGAAAAGGTTTTTCTCTGGGCCTACTCATGTGATCCCTCCATCAGACGTGGCAGGAGGCTACTCAGCCTCCATGCTGGACGCCGTGAGGAGAACCTTGGACACGTCCAAAATTCTGAGCCTACAGGACCCGGAACTTAAGACGCTCACCTTTGAGGAGGTGTTCAGGTTGGCGACACTCGGTGGCAGCCAAGGTACAAAACAACGTTCTCGGTTAGTCATCTTGATATTGAAAAGGCTagcgctgtttttgttttgatgaatATGTGGTATGTCTCTAGCTTTGTCCCTCGATGACCAAATTGGAAACTTTCAAGTGGGGAAAGACTTTGATGCATTGAGAGTGAACGTAGCGGTTCCGGATGGGCCCATTGACTTGATCCAGCTCGAGGAACCAAAGGTGAGTTAAACTGACACTCGGCTCACACTTGTCCAGTTTGGTTCTCTTATCCGGTAGATCTAATTGATTGATCAATTTTCCTTTCAGATTATGCTGGAAAAGTTTTTGAATTTGGGTGAGTGACCGGTTACGATTGCTTTACGAGTTATTCCCTTGTGCTTGACGTAACATCCTCCACACGATGCCTTTTGTTCTTGTCGTGCAGGTGACGATAGAAACATCGTGGAGGTTTATGTGGCCGGAAGGAAAGTGGTACCATATCCCAAGAAGCCCCTCTGCTAGATTTAGCATCACTTTGATTGGATGACTCGCAATGTTGCCTATTCTTTCATGATTGATTTTAGAAATGAGTCACATTCAGGCTGTCATTTGATTATTTGTAGCGGGCAAGCTTTGGAATTTATTTGCAGGAGTAATATGTAGAAGTGCACTGAGCAGTATTTTGCAATTTATCAGCAACTTAATATTTAGCAATTTACTGTAAGCAACCTTAACTCATCTTGACTGCCCAGCGGGTTTTTttgtatcgtattttccggactataaggcgcaccggactataaggcgcaccattcatgcatcatgtcagattttttatccaaatcaaatcattctccattttatcttttttttcaacttcagatgcaacaaatgactttataatgacaaaataatgatccatagtctttttgattcatgattcatagtcttcagcagaccACTTAagcttgattttatgacacaatgcttcgagccagtttgaatttaggaatttagcccatatataaggcgcactggactataaggcgcactgtcggcttttgagaagattttaggtttttaggtgcgccttatagtccggaaaatacggtactagatataattttctgttgttgttgctgtaaaTAAGATCCAAAGTGTGGCTCTCGAGAAATTGAAATGCGCAAATGGTTGTGAtgatttaaaacaaaagaagcaaagcgcTTGCGGTGTTGGCAGAGCCACTAGCACGAAGGCGgcttgacaaaaacaacaaggcaCTTCAGGCTTGATCGTACTTGACGAAAACCACTTACGTTTTTTCACATGCTCTTTTTGATTTGGATAGCAAAATTGCACGGTCTGAAATAATGCATAAAACACAATTTTAGGATtttactgtcattttttttatctgtggtTTGAAATTTTTAAAAGTACATGATTTGTTTTGTGTATAAAATATTTGGAATATTCCTTTGTTGCAGTAAAAATTATGTTGCGTTACTATCAGAGTTTCGGGAAATTTGGATTCAAAAGAAATTGCTAGATTCTAGTTACAGAGTCGCCGCACCCAAAAATTCTCAAAGACAAATCAAGTCTCAAGATGCAGTGATGCCTGTTGAGAAGTGGACACGTTTGATTATGAGGTGAGGCCGTTCCTCAGCGTGATGTTTTGCTTGCGGAGTGTCAATCATTTGTTTGTGATTGAGTAACCCTTCTTGGAATTAACAATGCATTATGGAACAAGCAGAGACAGAAGCTCTGTTCAGGTTCAGACAACTTTTAGATTGCAGACTGACATTCTCTTATATTGCCAGCAAAAGCATTTTTGTAGTAATT
This genomic window contains:
- the abhd17b gene encoding alpha/beta hydrolase domain-containing protein 17B, which gives rise to MNHLSFSEFCCLFCCPPCPSKITAKLAFLPPEPTYSMMCDESGSRWTLHLSERADWQYSAREKEAIECFMTRTSRGNRIACMFVRCSPSARYTLLFSHGNAVDLGQMSSFYIGLGSRINCNVFSYDYSGYGASSGKPSEKNLYADVDAAWHALRSRYGIRPENVIVYGQSIGTVPSVDLASRYESAAVILHSPLTSGMRVAFPDTKKTYCFDAFPNIDKISKVTSPVLVIHGTDDEVIDFSHGLALYERCQRPVEPLWVEGAGHNDVELYGQYLERLKQFVAHELVNL
- the lg5h9orf85 gene encoding uncharacterized protein C9orf85 homolog — translated: MSTQRGNASRSRGQKYQNTVAFKNDKYGASVQVKKANSKIHDGLCQHCKGVLEWKVKYNKYKSLTQPRKCIKCSQKTVKDAYHVICKPCSLQLEICCKCGKKEDIVIPVNSHLDQKEEDNDSKEKGKKDMDNDDDDDDDEDFSDPEDEDEVSQSVTKMTPCKSPPLPDVSRVKLT
- the gda gene encoding guanine deaminase isoform X1, with the translated sequence MANANGASARMLVFRGTLIHATPEEAVKILEDALLGVQADGKIAFIGDGKELHRLSKEFAFSPSSVTHLEKHEFFMPGMVDTHIHAPQYSYAGTALDMPLLDWLNKYTFPVESRFKDKSFAREVYTQVVKRTLKNGTTTACYFATIHTDSSLLLGHIADDLGQRALVGKVCMDRNNSVKHYKETCQESLEETRRFIAELLGKKYALVKPVVTPRFVLSCSGTLLGQLGQLAKNNNLHIQSHISENIEEVKIVKELFPDSASYTDVYHKHNLLTDKTVMAHGCYLSDEELDLFRETGASLSHCPNSNISLCSGFLNVRNVLNHKVKLGLGTDVAGGYSASMLDAVRRTLDTSKILSLQDPELKTLTFEEVFRLATLGGSQALSLDDQIGNFQVGKDFDALRVNVAVPDGPIDLIQLEEPKIMLEKFLNLGDDRNIVEVYVAGRKVVPYPKKPLC
- the gda gene encoding guanine deaminase isoform X2, translated to MHYLEFKLMESEFFMPGMVDTHIHAPQYSYAGTALDMPLLDWLNKYTFPVESRFKDKSFAREVYTQVVKRTLKNGTTTACYFATIHTDSSLLLGHIADDLGQRALVGKVCMDRNNSVKHYKETCQESLEETRRFIAELLGKKYALVKPVVTPRFVLSCSGTLLGQLGQLAKNNNLHIQSHISENIEEVKIVKELFPDSASYTDVYHKHNLLTDKTVMAHGCYLSDEELDLFRETGASLSHCPNSNISLCSGFLNVRNVLNHKVKLGLGTDVAGGYSASMLDAVRRTLDTSKILSLQDPELKTLTFEEVFRLATLGGSQALSLDDQIGNFQVGKDFDALRVNVAVPDGPIDLIQLEEPKIMLEKFLNLGDDRNIVEVYVAGRKVVPYPKKPLC